Genomic segment of Drosophila simulans strain w501 chromosome 2R, Prin_Dsim_3.1, whole genome shotgun sequence:
TAGGAATTTTGACCAAGATAACTTACCGTCATCGCGTTCGTCGTCGCTTAGTGGCTGTCGTGGCGCGAAGAAAAGGTCAGGCACAAATTGTCGGATGATCTGCTTAATCTTTTGCTTCTCCTGCTTCTGGATGCCAGTCTGGCGCTTGACATGATGAATCAGCAGGTTGGCGGCATCGTCCAGAATGGTTTTGTCCTTGTAGGGCAGCACCAGATGCGGCCCAAACGGTTCCATGGCGTCGTCCTCTTGGTCGTGCCGCTCATCGTACAGCGTCTCGATTTCGTTAAACAGACTCTTTGAGCGCAGGGCTTTCATGTCGTTGGGCTTGAAGTTGATGGCCTGGTGATCGAGAGACTTGAGGTAGTACTTCTCGTTCTGTTCCCGCCATTGCTTATTGAAGGTCTGAAAAAAGAAGtgttcatttaatttacataaatgtaAAGCAATGAGAGAGTTCACTTACCTTTTGCGCTTCTCgccactcctcctccttgacTTTCAGTCGCTTCAGTACAATAGGCACCGCCACAAACGGATTTTTCTTCATTCCCGTGATTATCTCTCCCGACTTGTCGCCGTAGATGCGATGAATGGCCCGCTGGTGTATCGTTTGGGATGTGCCGCCCAGATGATCGTCCAGATGGAATTTGCTCAATTCCTCGGTGGACATTCGTGACATTTTCTTCTGCAAGTTCTCCAGCACCCGAATCGTGGCACTATTAACCTCGATGACCAGGTCCAGCTCGAATCGCTCGTCCTCCGTTCTGTGAATATTCCTTTTGTTTAGAGCGTGCGCATtggttaattgaaataaacgAAAGCCAAAGAAACAGAAGATCCAAAACAAACGATAGATGTGTAAGTTGAGAGTAGGATATAGATGCGGTTACAAAAAATAACATGGAACTAAATCTAtcctttttaataaatgaagaattaaaattttttggttttttaaaacaaatttcttaaaattataacCGCACATATTAGACTCAAATGAAAACGGAAAGGAAACAAAAGTACCAATAAAGAAGTAGTATTGATTTTACTCGTGACTTATTTAAAGTGGAACTGTTAAGTGAAAAGGTAAAAGGAATATTTCTTACCGGTAAATTGTCTCCTCGAACTGAGTTTTTCGCGATGTAACAAAAGTGGAGTCCTCGCTGGCCCACGTCGGGAACGATACCCATTTGTCGTTGAGCACTTCCCGGCAGAGAGCCGTCCGTCCGCTGCACTTCTTAGGTACTGTGGTCTGCGGCAAAGCACAATAGGATGCACCCAGCCGCTTGCACGAAGACAGATCCACATCCTGGACGTACTCGGCGGCACTCTGGTGACTGCTACCTCGATCATGGGAACTATTACTGCTTCCACCTCCCTGACGTTGCGTTGCGGCTAAGGGCATGCCGTCAATTAATCCTCCAGCAGGTTGACCCGAGGGCGGTCCCAGAAAGTCGGTGAACCATCTCAGCAGGTCGGGGAACTTCATCAAGAACGGTGATACCAGACCAAGAAGTTCCGTTTTGGAGACAATTTCCTGGTTAAAAAGGGTCAGGCATCGCAGGAAGTTGTCGTAGACCTCTGGACTTCTCAACGCCTTGCGCACCTTGTCAAAGAACGCGGCGTCGGAGATGGTGCACTTGCTCGATGCTTCGGAAAAGCTGACATCGCGACAATAAGGCTTCGGTCGCTTAGCAGGCGGCGCTCCACTAGAATAGTGTCCGACTAAACTGTCATCACCCGGCCTCCTCGTAGCTGAACCAGAGTTATGCTGTCCATGTGGACCAGAGGACAATGGTGGCGTGGCGTAACTAATTCCCGGCGAACTGCGGTCAAGGGAATTGTCCGAAATGTGCGGCATGGAACCAATCACCGAAGGGATACCATAACTTGGCGATTTCTTTGCGTTATGACCATGCGTTAGATTCTGATTTGGCACGTGGCCAACGTACTTTTGCATATGATGATTATTTCGATGCTCCTTATCGTACGACACCATCACGCTGGCTCCCACTCCAGGCCGCCCGATATTGGCGCCCGCTCCAGTTCCGGCCAAATGATGATGGcctccaactccagctcctcgcTGATGCGCTTGCTGCTGCAGACCCGCGTGATAGTCCTTCTCAAAGAGAATATCGTTCCGCGTCGCATTCAGGCCTGAACCGATCACATGattctgctgttgctgattaTTATTGTACGTCTTAATGCTGACACTGGTGTTCACCGCCGAAAGGTTTCCTATAGCCGCTGCATGGGCGCTATTGTCGATCTGCGGAAGAGTCGTTGCACCCAAATGCAGAGGGGATCCACTTGGCGCTGGCGAAGCAGACGACATGGTTATGTGAGCTCCACCGCTTAAAGTAGCCGTGGGACGCTTGCCATGATCATTGTGCACAGACGCTGACTTGGACATGTACTGTCCGGACTGGTGGTTGGTGGCATCAGGAAGAAACTGGCCAAACTCTCTGAGCAAATCCTcatcctggccaaaaagctTAGCCACCTGTGTGTACACCTCCTGTTCGGTGAGCATTTTACCCTGGTTCAGGCTGCCCTCCTTCATAACCTTTTGCTCCTTCTGATAGGCGTGCAGAATTTCGAGGAATTTCTTGTACTTGGCCGGCTGGTTTTGGAAACGATTCTGTTTgtgaaaaaagaagaaaagattATAAGTAACCTACAAAGTTTTTAATGATGTTGAGCAGACGTTACCTTGATCTTATTTACATAGGTTATGGCGTGATTGAACTCCACCGGCTGATTCTGCTGTCCCGTCTCCCCAAGCAAAATCGATTGATGCGCCTGCTGGATGTGATGCAGATTGTGCTGCGCCGCTCCCGCACCTGGcccacctcctgctcctccatgAGGGCTAAGCTCACTTAGAGAATTGGGCGTTGGAGGTCCACCGACAACTATACTAGCAGACGCATTCACGTTTGCCGCAGCTCCAGCCACTTGCCCAGTAGGTGTTATGGTGGCCCTTTCTCGATCTCTCGAGTAGTTCTGCGGTACATTGTGCGCCGATACGGAGATGCCTGGCTGTCCGGGCACTACGGCGTTTGTCGCCGTAGAGTTTGTTACACTCACGTGGACATGACCACCGCCTGGAGATTGTGATTGAGGAGGCGTCGCCTGTTGCAAGGCATGAATAGTGGTCTGGGTAAGCGAGGCTCCGCCGTGGGTCATAAGATTTACAGCTCCAGCGGATTGAATCTGAgccacagctgctgctgcggccgctGCTCCAGCCCCTGTTGCCGGTGTTAAAGTTGCAGCATTGGTCGTCTTGATGGCGATATGTCCGGCACCGGACATCGAGCTATTTCCGGTGAGCATGTGCACCGTTCCTGTGCTCGTTGGCGCTCCCGGTGGTGAGGGCATCGAAACCACCGGCACAGAACAGCCAAGAGCATCCGAATGAATTTCGATCTTGTAACCCGGAGGCAAGAACATGTTGAAGCCGTATATGAGCTCTGTGTGCCCCTTGAAGAGTGTGGAGACTCGCTCAATCACTCCGGGTGTGTCGATGCAGTGCGACTTGAATTCCTTCATGATGTCGAGGAAGTTGTTGTAGATTTGCGGCTGGTCTGCATACTGGTACTTTACTTGGTCCAGGTAGCTCAACGCATCCTCCACTTTTAGACGTGGCGTGGCATTTCCCGACTGTCCTTGTGGTGGGGTGGTTCCACCCACTGGGATACTGTTGGCAACCACGGACGATGGAGGAGTTTGGGCCTTGCCCAAAGGTGACTGTTGAACTGGTTGTTGCTGGGAAATCGTCGCTAGATTGCCCACCGCAGTGGCCACTGTCTGGGTGCCGCTGATTGTACGCTGACGGATTGTGCCCGTTTGTGAGCTGCTGGATACAGTCTGTGCACTGGCAGGATTGTtcgcagctcctcctcctgtgACATGAATCTGTACCGTGTTCGCGCCATCCGCTGTGTTGGCTTTCAGAGTTCCACCAGCCTGTATCGAAGCCACACTATAAGCTATATGATCAAgaaaaaaatcatttgaatATCAAACGTATTTCATCAGAGTTGGAAATAGATTACTTACATGTTGTATACTGTAATGTTTGCGTTCCCGTGCTCCCTGTGGAGACCACcacgcctcctccgccggctgCAGAACCAACTCCTACGGCCACCTGGGATCCTGCTCCTACTGGTCCTCCAGCGGTAGTGCTATCCACAATCGAACTTGTGGTCTTCAAATTCGTAGCCGTCGGCGTGGTGGACGGCAAATAGGCAATGGTCTGTGCTCCTCCATGCTGTGGAGTAAGGATGCGATGGTGAATGGAACCGATCCCGCTGATGGTGGCGTTATGAGCACTGGGCACGACGGTACCAATGGTAACGCCCGTCGTATTGACGCCCACAGTAGCagtgccaccgccgccggatGTTGGCCCACCTCCAGCTACGCCGACGACACCAACACCCACACCTCCTGAGGTCTGAGGAACGGGTCGTGTGCCAAATTGCACCTCGTCTACGCGGGTGCGTTTCATcatcttttttgttgctctgtTCTTGGCGGAGCTTAAAATCctgtgctgctgcttcttctttctGAGCACTTTGTTCCTCCCTGGATCCTTGCCCAAGTGCAAGGACTCTGGCTGCTCTAGGTGAGTGACCGCCCTCTATGAGCGTATGTAATATGCAACGAACGGTCGGGGTCGCAACTCTTGATCTTGGACTGCTCGTGGATGCGACATATGTTGTCTATGCATTTGGTCGCCCCGCAAGCGGCAAATGCGCTCGAGTTCTAAGGTAGAGAAATTGGACTGACGGCTGGTTATCTGCTGCTGGTATTGCTGCGCCGGTGATTCGCCTCTGCCACGTAGCGTTTGGAGTTCTTTCTGAATATCACTGCAAGCAAGAGAAGGGAAACTGTTACAACAATGTCGACAtttaatgtataaaaaaaaaaccccccAAAGAATTAGGTTTGAGTTCCTTTTTTAATGAAGGTAGTCAtcattaaattctgcattagttattttatacattaatACAAGAATTTCTTCACTGACACTGGTTTTGCTAAGTTTGGTTTACATTGAAAATGAGAAGGGCACACATTTATTCTTCCAAATATACTTTTCCATATACTTGAGACCACGAGTCTTCCTGATTTTCCCAATACATGTTAGCTAGTATagcacagctgattgatcaaTTCGGTCTATATCTTCACAGATATCGAAACGATTGCACATTTCAACAAGGAAAAAAGGTGAAATAAAAAGCCACGGGGGAATTCTTCTTTTAGCCGTATCACAAAAACTGCAGAGTGGAGAACGATGTCTCTGTATTGGGGGTTCTGGATTCGGGGGAGGAGATAGAGATGGGGGACAATAGGAATGGAATGAAGCGGTGAAGCTGTGaccaataacaacaacagcaaccagaGAATGGTACATATAGACGGGAAGGAGATCGTGGAGTGGAAGTTGAGTCTTGGAGGAGAGTGAGTGCAAGGCAAAAGGAAGAGCGCGTAGTTCACTTGGTGTGTGTACGTTCAACCGGAATTGGGCGCGCGCTTTGTTATTGCTTTCAGCGGTACAGTAAAAACTTCCTAAGCGAGCTTTCTGTGTACAccttcgagtgtgtgtgtatgtgtgtacatttCAGTATTTGTAAATGTGGAAGGTGCCAAATGCCCCATGCACGACATCGGCTTGCATAGAATTCAGACGCACacatagaaaatatttatatatcgaTACCGCCAAGGGGGAGGGCGGGTTGGTTTGTGAGCACTGCTGGTACATATTCTGTATCTACAACTTACAAgaataagaagaagaagagtcagaggtagcagcagcagcagcaaacgcAACAATGCaaaggtggtggtggtgatacggtggtggtggtgcagccaCAGAGAGAACCGGAGAGAGCCGCATTTGTTGTTGAGGCGCAGTACATggctgattttttttttcaaaaaggtATTTCACCCGTTTGGGgccaaactcacacacacaaatacatgGACACGGCCAGCATTTGGCGGGCAttcgagagagagagcgacaGAAATGGAGAGAGCGCAACGCTGCGCAAACCAAAGAGCGTGAGCAAATATTAGGTGAATGGAAACCGCCTAGAAGATCATCCTGCTCCAACTAATTGAGACACCTCATCGAACCAACAGCTGCCCCCTTTTAgcatttgtaaacaaatattgGAGCACAGTACAGCCGCACAAAAGCTTTAGCCCTCGTTCTCTCTCCTGTCTCTGCCACCACCAACTATCCTTTAATAAATGAAGGTAAAACAAGTTCGCTCTTTTGAGCTCTCCCAACTGCCTTTTTTGTTATTGTAGTTTTGGATCCGCCATTAGTGCATACCAAACACATTTGCTAGCtcgctggtgtgtgtgtgtttgacgAGAGAGGCTCCAAATTGGGGcgttgtgtgcgtgtgtgtgctttggGGAGACATGTGGGCAAATTTTCCCtccattttttaattttttttttttttttggttcagCCCGCTCTATTACGTGCACACGTATAATGTTATCTTATCTGTTTTGTTATGTGTATACACAGCACAGCAGAATACGCAGCACAAAAGGCAGGCAgcggaaaatatgcaaaaattgtTGAACACTAGCACTCGGTTTTAACAACTGCAATACGAATCGGAATCATCGCGAattaatatttagtttttttctgTTACTTTCTCACTCTGGCACACTAACACAGACGCAGAGTGGCGCTGCgctattaataaattttgcaaataaaacatATGGATGTGTAGAGAAATATGTACAATATattcacatacatatatactatttCAGCATGAAGAAGCAACGGCAAACGTTTTGTGTAAATTCAAAAccgaatgaaaaaaaaaacaggcggagcaagaacaacaaacgaCGGATGGGCTGGGGAGCATGAAGTCGAGGAGCAGAAGGAAGATGTGAACAAAAAGAGGGCCACAAAATGATGCTCTCATTGGGGAGCCATTTAAATGCACACTCACACTACACTTGGCTGCTCTCGCCAGTACATGCGAATGGCGCATCAAAGCAAAAGTCAAGATAAGCGCACGAACTGAGCAAAGAACGAATCAACgaacgaaaataaaacgacaCTACGTTGAAAAAATACAGTCAGTTCATAAGCGAACCAAAAGCAATGGTTCAAagcgtatgtatgtgtgtggctCTCCTCTCCGCCCTCGTTCAAGTGTGTGTGAGGAGAGCAGAAACTGtagaggcagcagcagcagcaacacaaacaacaaccacGTCTCCGTCGACGACTTTTTGTCTGTGCGCCTTCTATATGTATTCGCTATGCCATTGttgtttgagtgtgtgtgagtttgtgcgtgcgtgtgtatATAAACCAATTGAAATTGACCTAACctaaaaatgttgtatttttCACAAGTTTTCAGTGGCACGAACGAGAATATTGTTTGAATCCGAATCCGCACTCCAAGTGCACTTGAAGGATAATGCTACTCTGCAATTTCCACGCCCCCcaaccgcccaccgcccataTTACACTTACATCAGCAATAAGCAGTTAGCTTCGTCGGTTGATATTCggctgtgtgtatgtatattcgaaatgtatgtatatatgtacggGGCGCGTATGTATATTTACTACAAAACTGCCGTTGGTTTTGTGGTGTTATTGGAAACTTTCACGTTTTACGCAGTATTTTGCACTTGCAACTACTATATCCGCACTCACTGGCACACCGAAATCTTTATTTTCAccgttttcttttctttcagtAGCTGGGGCTCCGTTCCCAAGTTCAGTTTAAGTTTAACGCTTATTTCGAtcacttttcacttggctCTCTTCCTTAACTAGATCACACGGCTCGAATTTAAGACATTTTCTCCTCGGTAAATTGCTACTGCTATTCTATTCACAAATTTTTGGCGAGAGAACGTTTTCGTACATCTTAACGCCGCCGCAAACATTTTCGATTAAAACAGCGAAACGCGACGGCCAGTCAGTTGGAGTCAGCAGAGAGAGCGAACAGAGTGTAAAAcgaagagcgggagagcgcgCGCGCAGTGTTGCTTTGGAATTcattttctgctgctgccgcagctAAAACAGGGTGGCAACTCAGCGGCGCAACAACTAAAATCCTCCGTCGAGCGCATTGAAAACACAGCAGTAGCtgacggcaaaaaaaaaatagtttatatatCATTCATTACCTATAAGCAAATAATCACAATCAGTGGTTATTTTTATTAGCGGTGAGCGGTACCGCATGCAAATCGTCGCAAAATGGCGCTTAGAATTTGGATAAGAAACGAAATACGTGAAGCTTACGTAAGTGCGAGGACCAACAACAACGCTGGGAAGAGAGAAAACAAGTTGTTAAGCAAACAGGGTGTACCGTTGTCACCCAGCCATGTGGTGGAAACGATGATCGGAGCATCTGGGTGAGACACCCTGTTTGCggcaaagagagagagcggctGTGAGAGCAGCGCACTCACACAAGCGAAACGAGTATACAGCGGATagcgacgtcggcagagcGTTTTAGCCGACCATTGCAGTACATATGTGAAATCGACGAAACCGAAAATCAGAAACCAAACGGACCACTAGCGAGCTACAACTCTGCCACGGCTACACTTTACACACTCATGTACTCCTCCACCACCTCACTCGCcagcgcactcacacacagacgcGTGCGTGCGGAGAGAGGAAGTAAAAAATATGaagacaaaaaaaagcaagtgCATCTCACCATGACAATGGCGGAACCATAAAAACACATGTTCCCATCTCGAATTGAACCGAATTCGGCGGCCAGCTCCttcacaaaataaaataatacaggAAAAAAATCTGTATACGCGCAAAAGTTGAGCTGCTAAAACATGGAAACCTTGCAGTTATCGATTCGTCTCGCTCATTGCGCaatgaaaaaaaatgcagCGGGGGCGGCGGATTCGAGAGAGCCTCTCTCTTTGTGAGCCACCTGCAGCGATAGGAAATGCAAATCCATCCGCCTTCCACTTTCCAGCTCGAAAGTTCAAAGTTCACATGCAACTAACTACTGGGTGCAGCGCATGTCCGAGGTGCACCGAAGTCCCTggaccaaacaaaaaaatggcacaaaCCAAACTCTCCGATTTCCAGGCGCCGCAGGAAGGTTTGTTTGCCCTTCCATTGGGTATTATTGATGCTTTTTTCTATTGATAATAAAGCCAGGTGGTCTAGCATGTTCTAATTATTTCTGTGCTTATTTCAGATCTCGACGTCATGAAATGCGGCACTAGGAAATATTTACTGAATACAACGCTGATCAAGTGATATCTGAAATGTGGTAAAGTGCTTCTTGTCACACGGACACGGATCTctataaaaaaccaattaGTTTGATATTCGTACGTGTTCTGCAAATTATCAGATGTTTTTAACTCTCTTGAGTCACATGATATTTATTGTGATAAATACTTTTggttatttattgtttgtttgtcctAAAAAATTGACAACACAGAAAATGGaagactttttatttattgctttactataaaatatattcatttttttgagaaaaatgttaatatgaAACTTAAAGTGtctttttaactttattattaattcCCATCAAAACTATAAATCTATTTATGGATTAGAGAACCCTCCTCTTTATGTAAAAGATTATTCACAAATGTGCCGTTGAGCCAAAATACGTGTTGTATCAAAATTATAAGCAATTGGaaagtttataaattaaaacagcGATTATACATTTGGGAATAGAAATAACACGATAGAACACAACGGCTTCAGTCTTGTTTACTAATTCAATACTtatcaaaatgttaaaataGTATATTCCAACATTCAGTTCAACTCttaagttttaataatatttcgtCATTATATTGACTTGAAAAGGTTACAACTAAATATGTGTAAAAGTGTTCAACGTCTAATACACTTCAACTTCGTTCCGACCATCAAGTTCAAGAGACTTGTTCGTTGGCCTCTGGCTAAAATACAATTGCGAATTGCAAACAATTGGTTGGCGACGCGGCAAGTGTTTTTTTCTCGGGAGAAAGATCGAGAGAAGTGTGGAGAGACTGCCAAAACTGGGGAGTTTGAGTTCAGAAGTAACTTGTTTTTCAAGTTTTCAAacagccaaaaccaaaccagaCTTAAAAGCCAGTCGAAACTTGAGGCGCTTCACAAAGAAAATTTGAGGAAAACGAGGAAAGCACTGAgaatgtgtttgtgtgtgtgcattacAATTGGACCTCACAGAAGCAGTGAGCCCGATTTcaacgaattatttaattagaatCAACGTAAACCCGCAAATTGAAGGCTGAAACTGCTGTCTCGCTCACCTTGTGCACAATCACACATACGCGAGCACCAAAAGAGTACACTGAGCTGCCAACTGATTTGAAAAGCGAAATTtgagttttaaaaattatttcaatatttgttgatgtggtttttttttgttttattttttactgcACAATTTTTATTAACCTTTTTCACGTTAAATAAGttctaaatttttttatacaaaacaaaaaatgactATGAATTAAGAATGGCTTTGCGTACAAAGAGTTATTTTGGCATAAGATTTCAACATCTTAACAAGTTGGCAGTTCTGGAGCGAATGAacgcaacaataacaaaaggtGAGCGCGGCAAACGCGCTCTGCCTCTTTCAGACAGCCACACACATAGCTGCATTCGTAGTGTGCGTGACTgcgtcattgttgttgctgttctcaATACCTtcct
This window contains:
- the LOC6734188 gene encoding uncharacterized protein LOC6734188 isoform X2, which gives rise to MMKRTRVDEVQFGTRPVPQTSGGVGVGVVGVAGGGPTSGGGGTATVGVNTTGVTIGTVVPSAHNATISGIGSIHHRILTPQHGGAQTIAYLPSTTPTATNLKTTSSIVDSTTAGGPVGAGSQVAVGVGSAAGGGGVVVSTGSTGTQTLQYTTSYSVASIQAGGTLKANTADGANTVQIHVTGGGAANNPASAQTVSSSSQTGTIRQRTISGTQTVATAVGNLATISQQQPVQQSPLGKAQTPPSSVVANSIPVGGTTPPQGQSGNATPRLKVEDALSYLDQVKYQYADQPQIYNNFLDIMKEFKSHCIDTPGVIERVSTLFKGHTELIYGFNMFLPPGYKIEIHSDALGCSVPVVSMPSPPGAPTSTGTVHMLTGNSSMSGAGHIAIKTTNAATLTPATGAGAAAAAAAVAQIQSAGAVNLMTHGGASLTQTTIHALQQATPPQSQSPGGGHVHVSVTNSTATNAVVPGQPGISVSAHNVPQNYSRDRERATITPTGQVAGAAANVNASASIVVGGPPTPNSLSELSPHGGAGGGPGAGAAQHNLHHIQQAHQSILLGETGQQNQPVEFNHAITYVNKIKNRFQNQPAKYKKFLEILHAYQKEQKVMKEGSLNQGKMLTEQEVYTQVAKLFGQDEDLLREFGQFLPDATNHQSGQYMSKSASVHNDHGKRPTATLSGGAHITMSSASPAPSGSPLHLGATTLPQIDNSAHAAAIGNLSAVNTSVSIKTYNNNQQQQNHVIGSGLNATRNDILFEKDYHAGLQQQAHQRGAGVGGHHHLAGTGAGANIGRPGVGASVMVSYDKEHRNNHHMQKYVGHVPNQNLTHGHNAKKSPSYGIPSVIGSMPHISDNSLDRSSPGISYATPPLSSGPHGQHNSGSATRRPGDDSLVGHYSSGAPPAKRPKPYCRDVSFSEASSKCTISDAAFFDKVRKALRSPEVYDNFLRCLTLFNQEIVSKTELLGLVSPFLMKFPDLLRWFTDFLGPPSGQPAGGLIDGMPLAATQRQGGGSSNSSHDRGSSHQSAAEYVQDVDLSSCKRLGASYCALPQTTVPKKCSGRTALCREVLNDKWVSFPTWASEDSTFVTSRKTQFEETIYRTEDERFELDLVIEVNSATIRVLENLQKKMSRMSTEELSKFHLDDHLGGTSQTIHQRAIHRIYGDKSGEIITGMKKNPFVAVPIVLKRLKVKEEEWREAQKTFNKQWREQNEKYYLKSLDHQAINFKPNDMKALRSKSLFNEIETLYDERHDQEDDAMEPFGPHLVLPYKDKTILDDAANLLIHHVKRQTGIQKQEKQKIKQIIRQFVPDLFFAPRQPLSDDERDDAFPFLVDDNTKMDVDSPLGRTESSTRNAKSTPSESASPARSNASSSSGTPAGIKKETDDSKATTGSSAPASTLTASSAAPVDDATPSTSSAAAAASAASSTVSGAEGKPKDDPLSSHKEEGAGSTSSGVVTSPRQAQDTAGAGVDVEIKLEHPADFSNPKLLPPHAHGQREDESYTLFFANNNWYLFLRLHAILCDRLHVMYERARLLAIEEERCRVNRRESTATALRLKPKPEIQVEDYYPTFLDMLKNVLDGNMDSNTFEDTMREMFGIYAYISFTLDKVVSNAVRQLQYCVTERAALDCVELFATEQRRGCTGGFCRDAHKTFDREMSYQRKAESILNDENCFKVYIYKIDCRVTIELLDSEPEEVDKPAALKAQKFSKYVERLANPALGGGGNTAGSNSALGNDTVVEASDIKTEADEDTAELRYREGGIGGARKARFLQRNKRRSKLLEEQVRQLFEHKRNRIEQHGTAAAVESIAVDSIISSSSTSGGGGSNNNNNNNNNNSWGGKRLERLGAPQVGLAEQYAFNDRDEISTNISNGRCFVTSKNLKLLKYDAVRRAKKSHCRVTQAKYAHFQTYVNKWLQQHVSEQLQQNCVDWLLGKTADQINASGWGSASKTKTVQQKDTSKTPYRIYNRYRVVQSAVSGLMSANAPTPDGSVPAVNSAPPGSVSTVNNVQGSATVSSTSHSMCNSSILSADSTTNTNASPQQQQHCNSAAAATTPNAEALQQVRPMES
- the LOC6734188 gene encoding paired amphipathic helix protein Sin3a isoform X4, with the translated sequence MMKRTRVDEVQFGTRPVPQTSGGVGVGVVGVAGGGPTSGGGGTATVGVNTTGVTIGTVVPSAHNATISGIGSIHHRILTPQHGGAQTIAYLPSTTPTATNLKTTSSIVDSTTAGGPVGAGSQVAVGVGSAAGGGGVVVSTGSTGTQTLQYTTSYSVASIQAGGTLKANTADGANTVQIHVTGGGAANNPASAQTVSSSSQTGTIRQRTISGTQTVATAVGNLATISQQQPVQQSPLGKAQTPPSSVVANSIPVGGTTPPQGQSGNATPRLKVEDALSYLDQVKYQYADQPQIYNNFLDIMKEFKSHCIDTPGVIERVSTLFKGHTELIYGFNMFLPPGYKIEIHSDALGCSVPVVSMPSPPGAPTSTGTVHMLTGNSSMSGAGHIAIKTTNAATLTPATGAGAAAAAAAVAQIQSAGAVNLMTHGGASLTQTTIHALQQATPPQSQSPGGGHVHVSVTNSTATNAVVPGQPGISVSAHNVPQNYSRDRERATITPTGQVAGAAANVNASASIVVGGPPTPNSLSELSPHGGAGGGPGAGAAQHNLHHIQQAHQSILLGETGQQNQPVEFNHAITYVNKIKNRFQNQPAKYKKFLEILHAYQKEQKVMKEGSLNQGKMLTEQEVYTQVAKLFGQDEDLLREFGQFLPDATNHQSGQYMSKSASVHNDHGKRPTATLSGGAHITMSSASPAPSGSPLHLGATTLPQIDNSAHAAAIGNLSAVNTSVSIKTYNNNQQQQNHVIGSGLNATRNDILFEKDYHAGLQQQAHQRGAGVGGHHHLAGTGAGANIGRPGVGASVMVSYDKEHRNNHHMQKYVGHVPNQNLTHGHNAKKSPSYGIPSVIGSMPHISDNSLDRSSPGISYATPPLSSGPHGQHNSGSATRRPGDDSLVGHYSSGAPPAKRPKPYCRDVSFSEASSKCTISDAAFFDKVRKALRSPEVYDNFLRCLTLFNQEIVSKTELLGLVSPFLMKFPDLLRWFTDFLGPPSGQPAGGLIDGMPLAATQRQGGGSSNSSHDRGSSHQSAAEYVQDVDLSSCKRLGASYCALPQTTVPKKCSGRTALCREVLNDKWVSFPTWASEDSTFVTSRKTQFEETIYRNIHRTEDERFELDLVIEVNSATIRVLENLQKKMSRMSTEELSKFHLDDHLGGTSQTIHQRAIHRIYGDKSGEIITGMKKNPFVAVPIVLKRLKVKEEEWREAQKTFNKQWREQNEKYYLKSLDHQAINFKPNDMKALRSKSLFNEIETLYDERHDQEDDAMEPFGPHLVLPYKDKTILDDAANLLIHHVKRQTGIQKQEKQKIKQIIRQFVPDLFFAPRQPLSDDERDDAFPFLVDDNTKMDVDSPLGRTESSTRNAKSTPSESASPARSNASSSSGTPAGIKKETDDSKATTGSSAPASTLTASSAAPVDDATPSTSSAAAAASAASSTVSGAEGKPKDDPLSSHKEEGAGSTSSGVVTSPRQAQDTAGAGVDVEIKLEHPADFSNPKLLPPHAHGQREDESYTLFFANNNWYLFLRLHAILCDRLHVMYERARLLAIEEERCRVNRRESTATALRLKPKPEIQVEDYYPTFLDMLKNVLDGNMDSNTFEDTMREMFGIYAYISFTLDKVVSNAVRQLQYCVTERAALDCVELFATEQRRGCTGGFCRDAHKTFDREMSYQRKAESILNDENCFKVYIYKIDCRVTIELLDSEPEEVDKPAALKAQKFSKYVERLANPALGGGGNTAGSNSALGNDTVVEASDIKTEADEDTAESHQTITCRTNEETEPKVHTLIKCSIPSTNMHNNRHYVK